In the genome of Candidatus Bathyarchaeota archaeon, the window TCTGCAGTGCCTGTTTTTCTTAGTAGGGTAACCCTCTCTTTTCTAATTTTCCTTATGGCCCATGACAATGCTCTTACCAAAAGAGAATTTTTTTCTGTTTCAAAAGGTTGAATTTTACCTAGCGTTTTTACTTCAATTGTTGTAGATTTACTTGATTGAAGCGATTCTATCTTTTTACTAATTGATTCATAAACTTGCTCAGGAGTAAGTTGAGGTGGAATACGAATGTCCACATCAAATT includes:
- a CDS encoding M20/M25/M40 family metallo-hydrolase — protein: FDVDIRIPPQLTPEQVYESISKKIESLQSSKSTTIEVKTLGKIQPFETEKNSLLVRALSWAIRKIRKERVTLLRKTGTADINEFSLKYNIPMVAYGPGNSHLDHTSNEHIIIDDYFNSIEIYREAILRLFELIEKRRNNE